A section of the Bacteroidota bacterium genome encodes:
- a CDS encoding antibiotic biosynthesis monooxygenase yields MVNPTYLRIWQFRPNPQKVSEFVDVYGPNGEWAKLFRRAEGYIETELVQSATDPSIYVTIDRWRDGESWEAFKSAYGEAYAELDWQCESLTIEEREVGNFKTT; encoded by the coding sequence ATGGTCAACCCAACGTACCTGCGCATCTGGCAATTCCGTCCGAACCCGCAAAAGGTCTCTGAATTTGTGGATGTGTACGGCCCGAACGGCGAGTGGGCAAAGCTCTTTCGTCGGGCGGAAGGTTATATTGAAACCGAGCTTGTGCAGTCAGCAACAGATCCCTCCATTTACGTAACGATTGATCGTTGGAGGGATGGGGAATCGTGGGAAGCGTTCAAATCCGCCTACGGCGAAGCATACGCTGAATTGGACTGGCAATGCGAGTCCCTCACGATTGAAGAGCGTGAGGTTGGGAATTTCAAGACGACGTAA
- a CDS encoding DUF1360 domain-containing protein yields MEFYWFVLAVLSVWRLTHLLQAEDGPWDAVVHLRRVAGNGFFGKLMDCFYCLSIWIAIPFSWWLAGSWSEGVMLWLSLSAGAIILQRVTHKEM; encoded by the coding sequence ATGGAATTTTACTGGTTTGTGTTGGCAGTTCTTTCCGTCTGGCGCCTGACGCACTTGCTTCAGGCCGAAGACGGCCCTTGGGATGCGGTAGTTCACCTGCGCCGGGTAGCCGGAAACGGGTTCTTCGGAAAGTTGATGGATTGTTTCTACTGCTTGAGTATTTGGATTGCGATCCCATTCAGTTGGTGGCTCGCCGGAAGCTGGAGCGAAGGTGTGATGTTGTGGCTATCGCTTTCGGCGGGCGCTATTATTCTTCAACGCGTAACTCATAAGGAGATGTGA